Proteins encoded within one genomic window of Eurosta solidaginis isolate ZX-2024a chromosome 1, ASM4086904v1, whole genome shotgun sequence:
- the LOC137252749 gene encoding peptidoglycan-recognition protein SB1-like: MHHSQATYSIKDQRTCMWLTRYRTLTHQLQVMFILMLASNMAMFLGTKEANASVIPNYFTAANVNNATTAKTTSTNQILGYTRDWRLITRNEWGARPPKIITNFTIPASFVILHHSDRPGICRTMDACKVSMRSMQNFHMNSHSWTDIGYSFAVGGDGNVYEGRGYGVVGAHAPNYNSRSIGLLLIGNFMEEPPPAPMQQVAQNFIKYSMERGYLRDDYTLYGHRQVRSTKCPGDALFEVIKEWPHWQELN, translated from the exons ATGCACCATTCACAAGCTACATATTCAATAAAAGATCAAAGGACGTGTATGTGGCTGACAAGATATCGAACTTTGACACACCAGCTGCAGGTGATGTTTATTTTGATGTTGGCCAGCAATATGGCTATGTTTTTAG GTACAAAGGAAGCCAATGCCAGTGTTATACCCAACTACTTTACAGCAGCAAATGTGAACAATGCgacaacagcaaaaacaacatcAACTAATCAAATATTAGGATATACACGTGACTGGCGCTTAATCACGCGCAACGAATGGGGTGCACGCCCACCAAAAATCATCACCAATTTTACAATTCCTGCATCATTTGTTATACTGCATCATTCCGATCGACCGGGCATTTGCCGGACAATGGATGCCTGTAAGGTATCAATGCGTTCCATGCAAAATTTTCATATGAACAGCCATAGTTGGACGGATATTGGTTACAGTTTTGCTGTAGGTGGTGACGGCAACGTTTATGAGGGGCGTGGTTATGGAGTAGTGGGTGCACATGCACCCAACTACAATAGCCGCAGTATTGGTCTACTCTTAATTGGTAATTTTATGG AGGAACCACCGCCAGCACCAATGCAACAAGTCGCTCAGAACTTTATTAAATATTCCATGGAGAGAGGGTATTTGCGAGATGATTACACTTTGTATGGACACCGTCAGGTGCGTAGTACTAAATGCCCTGGCGATGCGCTGTTTGAGGTCATAAAAGAGTGGCCGCATTGGCAAGAACTGAACTGA